The following proteins are co-located in the Pomacea canaliculata isolate SZHN2017 linkage group LG8, ASM307304v1, whole genome shotgun sequence genome:
- the LOC112570255 gene encoding vesicle transport through interaction with t-SNAREs homolog 1B-like has product MSSEKFESIEDDLRSVLKDIKSKEEKLTGYTGEEKKNAVRQIERRLEEAALLLQEMETEAKVAPVNYRTHLMGKLRQYQSDIEQISRSVKREGASGLRGADNYGFNREEKLDASNRGKLLQGHQSLQRTSESIARSHQIAAETDEIATEIIDELGQQRETLLRTKDKLVETDSNLSRSRVILKTMARRVMTNKLILAVIILVELAILGGLVYWKFFS; this is encoded by the exons ATGTCTTCCGAGAAGTTCGAGTCCATCGAAGATGATCTTCGTTCAGTGCTAAAAGATATTaaatcaaaggaagaaaaattgaCTGGGTACACTGGAG aagagaagaaaaatgctgTGCGGCAAATTGAGAGAAGGCTTGAAGAGGCTGCTCTTCTT cTTCAAGAAATGGAAACTGAGGCAAAAGTTGCTCCAGTAAACTATCGAACACACCTGATGGGTAAACTTCGCCAATACCAGTCAGATATAGAGCAGATTTCGCGCAGTGTG AAGCGTGAAGGTGCATCAGGTTTGAGAGGTGCTGACAACTATGGATTTAACAGAGAAGAG aagCTGGATGCATCAAATCGAGGTAAGCTGTTGCAAGGGCACCAGTCTTTGCAGCGTACATCAGAAAGCATAGCTCGGTCCCATCAGATTGCTGCAGAAACAGATGAGATTGCTACAGAAATTATTGACGAGCTTGGCCAGCAGAGGGAGACACTTCTGAGAACTAAAGACAAG CTGGTGGAAACTGATTCAAATTTGAGTCGAAGTCGagttattttgaaaactatGGCAAGAAG GGTTATGACTAACAAGCTGATCCTGGCAGTGATTATTCTGGTGGAGCTTGCAATTCTGGGTGGACTGGTTTACTGGAAGTTCTTCTCTTGA
- the LOC112570763 gene encoding galactosylgalactosylxylosylprotein 3-beta-glucuronosyltransferase 3-like, whose protein sequence is MKTFIKPQRFVYLYIAIITCAAFLLALNYAAWCKDEESEAQQDLIESYRVRLKAAEITINDLTIKLYSRPENTTLQQPRSAFIKGIPVIYLITPTHSRSEQKADLVRLSHTLLHVPNIHWVIVEDTAVKTRLVTNFLRTCGLNYTHLNVATPPEVKMKSTDPNWLKPRGVLQRNAGLEWIRSTSKRKKLEPAVVYFADDDNTYSLQIFEEMRWTKKVSVWPVGLVGALRYESPIVVKGQVTGWLTYWRPQRPFAMDMAGFAVNLRLILSHPSAQFSITAPRGYQESSLLSGLGISLIDLEPKAENCTKVLVWHTRTEKTRLKNEEKMRQQFGKGTDLDIEV, encoded by the exons ATGAAGACATTTATCAAACCTCAGCGTTTTGTGTATCTGTACATTGCAATAATCACATGTGCTGCTTTCCTGCTGGCTTTAAACTATG CTGCCTGGTGTAAGGATGAAGAATCTGAAGCCCAGCAAGACTTAATTGAGTCATATCGTGTTCGATTAAAGGCAGCAGAAATTACAATTAATGATTTGACCATCAAATTGTATAGTCGTCCAGAGAACACCACTTTGCAGCAGCCTCGCAGTG ccTTCATTAAAGGTATTCCTGTGATTTACCTCATAACTCCAACACATTCCCGATCAGAACAAAAGGCAGATCTTGTTCGTTTAAGTCACACACTTCTTCATGTGCCTAACATTCACTGGGTAATTGTTGAAGACACAGCAGTGAAAACTAGACTTGTCACCAACTTCCTGAGGACTTGTGGCCTGAACTACACACATCTGAATGTAGCAACACCAccagag GTGAAGATGAAATCCACAGACCCCAACTGGCTCAAGCCTCGTGGAGTACTTCAGAGAAACGCTGGTCTTGAGTGGATTAGAAgcacatcaaaaagaaaaaaactggagcCAGCTGTTGTGTATTTTGCGGATGATGACAACACATACAGCTTGCAGATATTTGAAGAG ATGCGTTGGACAAAAAAGGTATCAGTATGGCCTGTTGGCTTAGTTGGAGCACTGCGATATGAAAGTCCCATTGTTGTTAAGGGACAA GTAACAGGGTGGCTGACATACTGGAGGCCTCAGAGGCCTTTTGCAATGGACATGGCAGGGTTTGCAGTCAATCTGAGATTAATTTTGTCACACCCATCAGCACAGTTTTCAATTACTGCTCCACGTGGCTACCAAGAATCTAGTCTTCTATCTGGCCTTGGGATCTCACTGATAGACCTTGAGCCCAAAGCTGAAAACTGTACAAAG gTACTAGTGTGGCatacaagaacagaaaagacaagacttaaaaatgaagaaaaaatgagaCAGCAATTTGGCAAAGGAACAGATCTTGATATAGAGGTTTAA
- the LOC112570762 gene encoding uncharacterized protein LOC112570762 → MDLPGETVPELLAHWAGVDGDTEAFVTVSADGGERRALTRREVYDLSRSFASRLYERGVRKGHVICVSLPNSLERLVADFGTILVGATTQNGQILRADGEDFVRALNSTKAYAVVLNPEAEHGAWQILRRFISSPAGEVQCPELLYLRHIIVCTRSQNNDLDFLAQLRAVPPAPVTTLPRVEASDIAVIFATSGSTGFSKLAPQRHSNLLHIMRQVQRISQLCSGERFINCSLLGWAAGFPLWYLGCGSTRVFVDCFAGFPQDMAAAIWHCVQQEKCVYAFLTPMYVAAILDRKNLWQRAGAWRLRGINVAGQPMKRAVVAAAVGAFCDAVDINYGTTECGVIATGRVTAESSSSYVDGLTGPPAFGVDLRIVDEDLKDVPMGQTGEVLARSPALYGSYIDNPEASARSFTPDGWFRTDDVGYQLPDDGRVVHLGRRSDAISRGVYLCYPGWLETLLCRAPGVADVCVVPVPDQVLHHEICACIVPAEDPPPSDFIATLRDYADSQLLTTQGDAQHMAPKYYIIVDKLALTPTGKISRKIMAELAATRLGMVPNSS, encoded by the exons ATGGATCTGCCAGGTGAGACCGTCCCTGAACTCCTAGCCCACTGGGCTGGAGTGGATGGTGACACAGAAGCCTTCGTGACTGTGAGTGCTGACGGCGGCGAACGACGAGCCCTGACGCGCCGAGAAGTGTACGACCTGTCCCGCAGTTTTGCGTCACGTTTGTACGAGCGCGGCGTGCGCAAGGGTCACGTGATTTGCGTGTCCTTGCCCAACAGTCTGGAGCGGCTGGTCGCGGACTTTGGAACGATCTTGGTGGGAGCCACTACCCAGAATGGACAAATCCTTCGAGCAGACGGGGAAGATTTTGTTCGA GCTCTCAATAGCACTAAAGCCTACGCTGTGGTGCTTAATCCAGAGGCTGAGCATGGGGCTTGGCAAATTCTAAGGCGGTTCATCAGCAGCCCTGCAGGTGAGGTGCAGTGCCCAGAGCTGCTCTACCTTCGTCACATTATTGTGTGCACGCGCAGTCAGAACAACGACCTCGATTTCCTAGCCCAGCTAAGGGCGGTCCCACCAGCGCCAGTTACGACGCTGCCGAGGGTAGAGGCGTCAGACATCGCAGTCATCTTTGCGACATCAGGGTCTACGGGCTTCTCCAAGCTGGCGCCGCAGCGTCACAGCAACCTGTTGCACATCATGCGACAAGTGCAGCGAATCTCGCAGCTGTGCAGCGGGGAGCGGTTCATCAACTGCTCCTTGCTGGGCTGGGCGGCGGGATTTCCCCTGTGGTATCTGGGCTGCGGTTCGACTCGGGTCTTTGTGGACTGCTTCGCGGGCTTCCCGCAGGACATGGCCGCGGCCATATGGCACTGCGTGCAGCAGGAGAAGTGCGTCTACGCCTTCCTGACTCCGATGTACGTTGCCGCCATACTGGACCGGAAGAACCTGTGGCAGCGGGCTGGCGCCTGGCGACTTCGCGGTATCAATGTGGCTGGGCAGCCTATGAAGCGGGCGGTAGTGGCAGCGGCCGTTGGGGCCTTCTGCGACGCCGTCGACATCAACTATGGCACAACGGAGTGCGGCGTCATCGCCACCGGACGCGTCACGGCTGAGTCGTCGTCGTCCTACGTGGACGGCCTGACCGGCCCTCCAGCCTTTGGCGTTGACCTACGCATCGTCGACGAGGACCTGAAAGACGTGCCAATGGGTCAGACGGGCGAGGTTCTGGCGCGCAGCCCGGCCCTGTATGGAAGCTACATCGACAATCCAGAGGCCTCGGCACGCTCCTTCACGCCGGATGGCTGGTTCCGCACGGACGACGTCGGGTACCAGCTCCCCGACGACGGTAGAGTCGTTCACCTAGGTCGCCGATCGGATGCCATCAGCCGCGGCGTCTACCTATGCTACCCGGGGTGGCTGGAGACGCTGCTGTGCCGCGCACCAGGCGTGGCCGATGTCTGCGTCGTGCCGGTTCCGGACCAGGTGCTGCATCACGAGATCTGCGCATGCATTGTGCCGGCTGAGGATCCCCCGCCTTCCGACTTTATCGCTACACTGAGGGACTACGCCGACTCACAGCTGCTGACGACACAGGGTGATGCGCAGCACATGGCCCCCAAGTATTATATCATCGTGGACAAGCTGGCCCTAACGCCTACCGGTAAAATCAGCCGGAAAATCATGGCTGAGCTGGCAGCGACACGCCTGGGCATGGTGCCAAACAGCTCGTAA